The Candidatus Acidiferrales bacterium genomic sequence TTTTGCGCGAGGTCTGGCTCACATCGGCGTGCTGAAAGTTTTCCAGGAAAACAACATCCCGGTTGACTGCCTTGCCGGCACGAGCGTGGGCAGCCTGATCGCCGCCGCTTACTCGAGCGGAATGTCTTTGCGGGCAATGGAGGAAGAAGCCGCCAAGGTACGCTTCCGCGACTTTGCCCGCTGGACGATTTCGCGCATGGGGCTGGCCACGAATGAGCGCATGGAACAGTTTATTCACCGGCTCATCCGGGCGCGCACGTTTGAGGATTTGCAGATTCCCTGCGCGGTGGTGACCACCGACCTGGCCACCGGCGAGCCGGTCATTTTCACCCAGGGCGAGCTGGTGGCGCCGCTGCGAGCGAGTTGCGCCGTGCCGGGCCTCTTTCTCCCCATCCAGCATGCCGGCCATGCGCTGGTGGACGGGGCGCTGGTGGGCACGGTGCCCACGCGAGCGGTGGCACAGCTTGGCGCCGAGATCATTGTTGCCGTCTGGCTCGACGCCGGCCATTGTCCGGAGCCGCAGCCACCCCGTAATCTGCTGGACGTGGTGGGCCAATCTTTCTCCATTGCCCAGCGCCAGGCGATGGACTCCTGGCGGCAACTGGCCGATGTGGTGCTGGAGCCGCACGTGGTCTGCTACCGCTGGGGTGATTTCGAGCGCGCCCACGATATCATTCTTGCCGGAGAGCACGCCGCCCGGCTCGCTTTGCCTCGCCTCCGGGATCTCCTCCGGCGAGGAGCGCGGCCGACTTTGTCCCCTCGAGCGGGCCCTGTGGCCAACGGAAGCTGGCCCGCCAAAAACGACTTGTCTCGGC encodes the following:
- a CDS encoding patatin-like phospholipase family protein, with product MARTRHWLRVGLNWAVGRIRGFAYAPQRPFGRARLGLALGSGFARGLAHIGVLKVFQENNIPVDCLAGTSVGSLIAAAYSSGMSLRAMEEEAAKVRFRDFARWTISRMGLATNERMEQFIHRLIRARTFEDLQIPCAVVTTDLATGEPVIFTQGELVAPLRASCAVPGLFLPIQHAGHALVDGALVGTVPTRAVAQLGAEIIVAVWLDAGHCPEPQPPRNLLDVVGQSFSIAQRQAMDSWRQLADVVLEPHVVCYRWGDFERAHDIILAGEHAARLALPRLRDLLRRGARPTLSPRAGPVANGSWPAKNDLSRL